The following coding sequences lie in one Cupriavidus sp. WKF15 genomic window:
- a CDS encoding metalloregulator ArsR/SmtB family transcription factor, producing the protein MRIHAYTNILDLMEELDRVFEKVSGYFSLLAEPTRLKILHALCDGEKPVNTVVETVGSSQTNVSRHLNAMYRSGVLSRRKEANLVYYAIADESVVELCRTVCVQVASRLEDNALTSGAVDRFMAQPAPPPARRRKAAQ; encoded by the coding sequence ATGCGCATTCACGCATATACGAATATATTGGATCTCATGGAAGAGCTGGATCGCGTGTTCGAAAAGGTGTCGGGGTATTTCAGCCTGCTGGCGGAGCCTACGCGGCTGAAGATCCTGCACGCCCTGTGCGATGGCGAGAAGCCGGTGAACACGGTGGTCGAGACGGTGGGTTCGTCCCAGACCAATGTGTCGCGGCATCTCAACGCGATGTACCGCTCGGGCGTGCTGTCGCGCCGCAAGGAGGCGAACCTGGTGTATTACGCCATTGCGGACGAAAGCGTGGTGGAGCTGTGCCGCACGGTCTGCGTGCAGGTGGCCAGCCGGCTGGAGGACAATGCCCTGACCTCCGGCGCGGTGGACCGTTTCATGGCCCAGCCCGCACCACCCCCCGCCCGGCGGCGCAAGGCCGCGCAGTAG
- a CDS encoding ABC transporter substrate-binding protein, which yields MQEEKGIVRIARLAALSALALMAVHAHADQVADIKAKGEMVCGVLGTDEPFSFIKDPSSREIVGYDVDLCNAVAKSLGVKPVLKQIAVAARIPELQQGHVDLLAASLTHNKERESQIDFSLSTFITGQKAMVTKSSGITTLEQLDGKKVLTVKGSTMETNIAAKIKNASVVSFDNSPQALLALQQGKGVAYVNDETSLVSNFSKLGPAAKDYTLVPQYLSTEHLALGLRKNEPALHAQVNKVLLAMESSGEAQKLYDKWFGPTTKMNFPPRAFKISTDKID from the coding sequence ATGCAAGAAGAGAAAGGTATTGTTCGGATTGCCCGCCTGGCCGCCCTGTCTGCGCTTGCGCTGATGGCGGTGCATGCCCATGCCGATCAGGTCGCCGATATCAAGGCCAAGGGCGAAATGGTATGCGGCGTGCTCGGTACTGACGAACCGTTCAGCTTCATCAAGGATCCGTCCAGCCGCGAAATCGTCGGGTATGACGTCGACCTGTGCAATGCGGTCGCCAAGAGCCTGGGCGTCAAGCCGGTGCTCAAGCAGATCGCGGTCGCCGCGCGCATTCCCGAGCTCCAGCAAGGTCACGTCGACCTGCTTGCCGCCTCGCTGACGCACAACAAGGAGCGGGAGTCCCAGATCGACTTCTCGCTGTCGACCTTCATCACCGGCCAGAAGGCCATGGTCACGAAGAGCAGCGGCATCACGACCCTCGAACAGCTTGACGGCAAGAAGGTCCTGACCGTCAAGGGCTCGACGATGGAAACCAACATCGCCGCCAAGATCAAGAACGCCTCGGTGGTGTCGTTCGACAACAGCCCGCAGGCGCTGCTGGCGCTCCAACAGGGCAAGGGCGTCGCCTACGTCAACGACGAGACCTCGCTGGTCAGCAACTTCTCGAAGCTCGGGCCAGCCGCCAAGGACTACACGCTGGTGCCGCAGTACCTTTCGACGGAACATCTCGCGCTGGGCCTGCGCAAGAACGAGCCCGCCCTCCACGCCCAGGTCAACAAGGTCTTGCTGGCCATGGAATCCAGCGGCGAAGCGCAGAAGCTGTACGACAAGTGGTTCGGGCCAACGACGAAGATGAACTTCCCGCCGCGCGCGTTCAAGATCTCCACCGACAAGATCGACTGA
- a CDS encoding amino acid ABC transporter permease, which translates to MPNFHLSMLLSGQYHEWLVSGFVMSLKLSALTFVISLPLAIVVALLRLAPFAPLRALGQVYVEAIRNVPLLAHMLFWYFGAPQLLPLALRSWLYEHNYEAVSALIALVLYTVAYMAEDIRSGIRSIPKEQLEASRALGLSFLAAMRLVVLPQSLRITVPPLVSQTLNLWKNSSIAMVIGVAELMYQAQQVESATFRGFESFAFATLAYLTISMTITLVSVWYQRRYPVRSA; encoded by the coding sequence ATGCCCAATTTCCACCTGTCGATGTTGCTGTCCGGCCAGTACCACGAATGGCTGGTCAGCGGATTCGTGATGTCGCTGAAGCTGTCGGCGCTCACGTTCGTGATCTCTCTGCCGCTCGCCATCGTGGTGGCCCTCTTGCGTCTCGCGCCATTTGCGCCCTTGCGGGCCCTTGGACAAGTCTACGTCGAAGCCATCCGCAATGTGCCGCTGCTCGCGCACATGTTGTTCTGGTATTTCGGCGCGCCGCAGTTGCTGCCCCTGGCGCTCAGGAGCTGGTTGTACGAACACAACTATGAAGCCGTCAGCGCGCTGATCGCCCTGGTGCTGTATACGGTGGCCTATATGGCCGAGGATATTCGCAGCGGCATTCGCTCCATACCGAAGGAGCAGCTCGAGGCCAGCCGCGCGCTGGGCTTGAGCTTCCTGGCAGCGATGCGATTGGTCGTACTACCCCAGTCGCTGCGCATTACCGTGCCGCCACTGGTTAGCCAGACCCTGAATCTCTGGAAGAACTCAAGCATTGCCATGGTGATCGGCGTGGCGGAACTGATGTACCAGGCGCAGCAGGTGGAAAGCGCCACGTTCCGCGGCTTTGAATCGTTCGCGTTCGCCACGCTGGCTTACCTTACCATTTCGATGACCATCACCTTGGTGTCCGTGTGGTATCAGCGCCGGTATCCGGTAAGGAGCGCGTAG
- a CDS encoding amino acid ABC transporter permease — MLDVIQTYGVYFLIGQYPNGPLGGLLLTILLASAGLVLALPVGITLGLCRVSPFRTLRWPATALVYIVRGTPLLMVVFWAYFLLPTVTGHRTAQFTTMLTALVIFDGAYLAEIVRAGIQGLPRGQMESARSLGLSYVQAMVLVILPQALRNMLPSLVNQLVSTIKETSLGYIISLPEASFISGQISTQMLTQAAQVYLLLAFSYFVMCFGLTRFAYLLERRLAARAPMKV, encoded by the coding sequence ATGCTTGATGTCATCCAGACGTATGGCGTCTACTTTCTTATCGGCCAGTATCCCAACGGTCCGCTGGGCGGCCTGCTGCTGACGATACTGCTGGCGTCGGCCGGACTCGTGCTGGCTTTGCCCGTCGGGATCACCCTGGGGTTGTGCCGGGTGAGCCCGTTCCGCACACTGCGCTGGCCGGCCACAGCGCTCGTCTATATCGTGCGGGGAACGCCACTGCTGATGGTGGTCTTCTGGGCGTACTTCCTGCTGCCCACGGTGACGGGCCATCGCACGGCGCAGTTCACGACCATGCTGACCGCGCTCGTGATCTTCGACGGCGCCTACCTGGCCGAGATCGTGCGCGCCGGGATCCAGGGGCTGCCGCGCGGCCAGATGGAGAGCGCGCGGTCGCTCGGCTTGTCATACGTTCAGGCGATGGTCCTGGTCATTCTTCCGCAGGCCTTGCGCAATATGCTGCCCTCGCTGGTGAACCAGCTGGTGTCGACGATCAAGGAGACGTCACTGGGCTACATCATCAGCCTGCCGGAAGCCTCATTCATCTCCGGTCAGATCAGCACGCAGATGCTTACCCAGGCGGCCCAGGTCTACCTGCTGCTCGCGTTCAGCTACTTCGTCATGTGCTTTGGACTGACCCGCTTTGCCTATCTGCTTGAGCGCAGGCTTGCCGCGCGTGCCCCGATGAAGGTGTGA
- a CDS encoding amino acid ABC transporter ATP-binding protein has translation MITLENVSKWYGDYQALVDINETVAKGEVVVVCGPSGSGKSTLIRTLNRLEAIQKGRILVNGLDVHARNVDVNTLRSGIGFVFQQFNLFPHLTVLDNCTLAPVRLKRMSAREAKDFAMSLLERVGLPHKAQAYPGQLSGGQQQRVAIARALAMKPPVMLFDEPTSALDPEMVNEVLQVMKGLARDGMTMVCVTHEMGFAREVADRVIFMDQGQVLERAKPERFFQKPEHPRAQRFLSDIRSPWVSAVVA, from the coding sequence ATGATTACCCTTGAGAATGTCAGCAAGTGGTACGGCGACTATCAGGCGCTGGTGGATATCAACGAAACGGTAGCGAAAGGCGAAGTCGTGGTCGTGTGCGGGCCTTCGGGCTCTGGCAAGTCGACGCTGATCCGGACCCTGAACCGGCTGGAAGCCATCCAGAAAGGCCGCATCCTCGTGAACGGCCTGGACGTGCACGCGCGCAATGTCGATGTCAACACGTTGCGCAGCGGCATCGGCTTCGTCTTCCAGCAGTTCAACCTGTTCCCGCACCTGACGGTGCTCGACAACTGCACGCTCGCGCCGGTGCGGCTCAAGCGGATGTCAGCACGCGAAGCGAAGGACTTTGCCATGAGCCTGCTGGAACGCGTTGGCCTGCCGCACAAGGCGCAGGCCTACCCGGGACAATTGTCGGGCGGCCAGCAGCAGCGTGTCGCCATTGCGCGCGCGCTCGCGATGAAGCCTCCTGTCATGCTGTTCGACGAACCGACCTCCGCGCTCGACCCGGAGATGGTCAATGAAGTTCTCCAGGTCATGAAGGGGCTGGCGCGTGACGGCATGACCATGGTGTGCGTCACGCATGAAATGGGCTTCGCGCGCGAAGTGGCGGATCGCGTGATCTTCATGGACCAGGGCCAGGTGCTCGAGCGCGCCAAGCCGGAGCGGTTCTTCCAGAAGCCCGAGCATCCGCGCGCGCAACGCTTCCTGTCCGATATCCGCTCGCCCTGGGTGTCCGCCGTCGTCGCCTGA
- a CDS encoding EamA family transporter, producing MQPKDRLLALAIVCVWGVNFVVIKVGLAGVPPMLLGALRFCLVAFPAIFFVPRPRVPLPMLLAYGATISLGQFAFLFYAMAVGMPAGLASLVLQSQVFFTVGIAALWLGEPVRWHNLAGMMVAACGLVLIGSGAATGTAPGSMSVAGFLLTLCGAACWASGNIVSKKIGPVDLLGLVVWAALIPIVPFALLSLWFEGPARITASLTHVSGMAVFAVLYLAFAATVFGYTMWGRLLTRYPASQVAPLTLLVPVVGLVAAHGLLGEDLSPAQWLGAAVVMAGLLLNVYGGRFWAGRPLARR from the coding sequence ATGCAACCCAAAGACCGCCTCCTAGCCCTAGCCATCGTCTGCGTCTGGGGCGTCAACTTCGTCGTCATCAAGGTCGGCCTGGCGGGCGTTCCGCCGATGCTGCTGGGCGCGCTGCGCTTCTGCCTGGTGGCGTTTCCGGCCATCTTCTTCGTCCCGCGCCCGCGCGTGCCGCTGCCCATGCTGCTGGCCTATGGCGCGACCATCAGCCTCGGGCAGTTCGCGTTCCTGTTCTACGCGATGGCGGTCGGCATGCCGGCCGGGCTGGCCTCGCTCGTGCTGCAGTCGCAGGTCTTCTTCACAGTGGGCATCGCGGCGCTGTGGCTGGGCGAGCCCGTGCGCTGGCACAACCTGGCCGGCATGATGGTGGCCGCCTGCGGACTGGTGCTGATCGGCTCGGGCGCTGCAACGGGTACGGCTCCGGGCAGCATGAGCGTTGCCGGCTTCCTGCTGACGCTGTGCGGCGCGGCCTGCTGGGCCAGCGGCAATATCGTCAGCAAGAAGATCGGTCCGGTCGATCTGCTGGGCCTGGTGGTCTGGGCGGCGCTGATTCCGATCGTGCCGTTTGCGCTGCTGTCGCTGTGGTTCGAAGGGCCGGCGCGCATTACGGCAAGCCTCACGCACGTCTCGGGCATGGCCGTGTTCGCGGTACTGTATCTGGCGTTCGCCGCGACCGTGTTCGGCTACACCATGTGGGGCAGGCTGCTGACCCGCTACCCGGCCAGCCAGGTGGCGCCGCTCACGCTGCTGGTACCGGTGGTCGGCCTGGTGGCTGCGCACGGGCTGCTGGGCGAAGACCTGTCGCCGGCCCAGTGGCTCGGCGCCGCCGTGGTCATGGCCGGCCTGCTGCTCAACGTGTACGGCGGCCGCTTCTGGGCTGGCCGCCCGCTGGCACGACGCTAG
- a CDS encoding NAD(P)/FAD-dependent oxidoreductase, which yields MQRRNFLKVAAGAAALGTLGARAAAPAKVVVVGAGYGGATAARYVREWSGHTIDVTLVEPNAAFVSCPLSNLVIGGSRRMADITVPYDALVRRHGVKLVRDNAVAIDAARRTVRLGGGAVLPYDRLVLSPGVDMMSDALPGLQRPGGDQILHAWKAGPQTLALRRQLEAMPDGGTFAISIPLAPYRCPPGPYERACQAAHYFSRHKPRSKVLILDANPDITSKAALFRQVWGTQYQGMVEYRPQYNAVDVDAATRTLKFDVQDDERADVLNVLPPQRAGAIAVSAGLATANGRWCEVDFLTFESLAVPNIHLLGDAIQIAPLMPKSGHMANQHGKVAAAAIVALLSGRAPDSEPLYNNTCYSFTSDREAVHVASVHRYDAAQKTMVTVPGSGGLSAAPNVPEGDFALAWAKGIWADMLS from the coding sequence ATGCAACGTCGCAACTTTCTGAAGGTGGCGGCCGGCGCCGCTGCACTGGGTACGCTGGGCGCACGCGCAGCCGCGCCGGCAAAGGTGGTGGTGGTCGGCGCCGGCTACGGCGGTGCCACGGCGGCGCGCTACGTGCGCGAATGGAGCGGCCACACCATCGACGTCACGCTGGTGGAGCCCAATGCGGCCTTCGTATCGTGTCCGCTGTCCAACCTCGTGATCGGCGGCAGCCGGCGCATGGCGGACATCACCGTGCCATACGACGCCCTGGTGCGCCGCCACGGCGTGAAGCTCGTGCGCGACAACGCGGTGGCGATCGACGCCGCCCGGCGCACGGTGCGCCTGGGCGGCGGCGCGGTGCTGCCATACGACCGCCTGGTGCTGTCGCCCGGCGTCGACATGATGAGCGACGCGCTGCCCGGTCTGCAGCGTCCCGGCGGCGACCAGATCCTGCATGCCTGGAAGGCGGGCCCCCAGACGCTGGCATTGCGGCGCCAGCTCGAAGCCATGCCGGACGGCGGCACCTTTGCGATCAGCATTCCGCTGGCGCCTTACCGATGCCCGCCGGGGCCCTACGAGCGGGCCTGCCAGGCGGCACACTATTTCAGCCGGCACAAGCCGCGCAGCAAGGTGCTGATCCTGGATGCCAATCCGGACATCACCTCGAAGGCGGCGCTGTTCCGGCAGGTCTGGGGCACGCAGTACCAGGGTATGGTGGAGTACCGGCCGCAATACAACGCCGTCGATGTCGACGCCGCCACGCGCACGCTCAAGTTCGACGTGCAGGATGACGAGCGGGCCGACGTGCTCAACGTGCTGCCGCCGCAGCGTGCTGGCGCAATTGCCGTGTCGGCGGGGCTGGCCACCGCCAATGGCCGGTGGTGCGAGGTGGATTTCCTGACGTTCGAATCGCTTGCCGTGCCGAATATCCACCTGCTTGGAGATGCGATCCAGATTGCGCCGCTGATGCCCAAATCGGGACATATGGCCAACCAGCACGGCAAGGTTGCCGCGGCGGCCATTGTCGCGCTGCTATCGGGTCGTGCCCCGGATTCCGAGCCGCTCTACAACAACACCTGCTACAGCTTCACGTCCGATCGCGAAGCGGTGCATGTGGCGAGTGTGCATCGCTACGACGCCGCGCAGAAGACGATGGTGACGGTGCCAGGTTCTGGCGGGCTGTCGGCGGCGCCGAACGTGCCGGAGGGGGATTTTGCCCTGGCATGGGCAAAGGGAATCTGGGCCGACATGCTGAGTTAG
- a CDS encoding c-type cytochrome — protein MTRIPMPAALAVLALPIACGTASAADNDASALRARNHAAACTSCHGPHGRPPAGSPIPALAGRPQSELVSQMQAFKAGTRPATVMHQIANGYSDDQIAAIAAWFAAIR, from the coding sequence ATGACAAGGATCCCCATGCCCGCGGCGCTGGCCGTGCTGGCCTTGCCGATCGCGTGCGGCACCGCCTCCGCGGCCGACAACGACGCGTCGGCGCTGCGCGCCCGCAATCATGCCGCGGCCTGCACCAGCTGCCATGGTCCGCACGGCCGCCCGCCTGCGGGCAGTCCCATTCCCGCGCTGGCCGGCCGCCCCCAGTCAGAACTCGTCTCGCAGATGCAGGCGTTCAAGGCCGGCACGCGCCCGGCTACGGTCATGCACCAGATTGCCAACGGCTACAGCGACGACCAGATCGCCGCGATTGCCGCGTGGTTTGCCGCCATCAGGTGA
- a CDS encoding BON domain-containing protein has protein sequence MTKLPFQATRLTRIALTAAMLAVGTTQLAGCFPVMAGAVASGVAVATDRRPTATQTVDRGLQMEADSTLSSRYNGQARVSVTVFNRKVLLTGEAANDNVKQQVDQYVRGLQNARVVINELEIASSPSFLTQSEDAYLTSKVKTQLMTAEGVPSNSIKVTTDKGVVYLLGIVTTAEGDRATEVARNTSGVAKVVKAFDYVSDAERARLDQASTSQNPQPDGTVGTPAPVQSVPGVGGPVNAPADSSAGNGAVATPVTSPVASPVALPPGRSLP, from the coding sequence ATGACCAAACTGCCTTTCCAAGCCACCCGACTGACCCGCATCGCGCTCACGGCCGCCATGCTCGCCGTCGGTACCACCCAGCTCGCCGGCTGCTTCCCGGTCATGGCCGGTGCCGTGGCCAGTGGCGTGGCGGTTGCCACCGACCGTCGCCCGACCGCCACGCAGACCGTCGACCGCGGCCTGCAGATGGAGGCCGACAGCACGCTGAGCTCGCGCTACAACGGCCAGGCGCGCGTGAGCGTCACCGTGTTCAACCGCAAGGTGCTGCTGACCGGCGAAGCCGCGAACGACAATGTGAAGCAACAGGTCGACCAGTACGTGCGCGGGCTGCAGAACGCGCGCGTGGTAATCAACGAGCTCGAGATCGCGTCGTCGCCGTCGTTCCTCACGCAGAGCGAGGACGCCTACCTGACCAGCAAGGTCAAGACCCAGCTCATGACCGCCGAGGGCGTGCCGTCCAACTCGATCAAGGTCACCACCGACAAGGGCGTGGTCTACCTGCTGGGCATCGTCACCACGGCCGAAGGCGACCGCGCCACGGAAGTGGCCCGCAACACCAGCGGCGTCGCCAAGGTGGTCAAGGCTTTCGACTACGTGAGTGATGCCGAGCGCGCGCGTCTGGACCAGGCCTCCACCTCGCAGAACCCGCAGCCGGACGGAACCGTCGGTACGCCGGCGCCCGTGCAGTCGGTGCCGGGCGTCGGCGGTCCGGTCAATGCTCCGGCCGACTCGTCGGCCGGCAATGGCGCCGTTGCGACTCCGGTGACGTCGCCGGTGGCTTCCCCGGTGGCACTGCCTCCGGGCCGCAGCCTGCCCTGA
- a CDS encoding phosphoheptose isomerase has product MSIESIQQQFLDSAETKRQAAAVMAPYIDAAVERMVGALTSGNKILACGNGGSAADAQHFAAELVGRFERERPGLAAIALTTDSSILTAIGNDYDFSVVFSKQVEALGQPGDILLALSTSGNSGNVITAIEAARQRDMSVIALTGKGGGKIGAMLDEFDIHLCVPSERTARVQEVHLLTLHCLCDGIDEALLGEA; this is encoded by the coding sequence ATGAGCATCGAAAGCATTCAGCAGCAATTCCTGGACAGCGCCGAAACCAAGCGCCAGGCCGCGGCCGTGATGGCGCCGTATATCGACGCCGCCGTGGAACGCATGGTCGGCGCGCTGACCAGCGGCAACAAGATCCTGGCCTGCGGCAACGGCGGTTCGGCCGCCGACGCCCAGCATTTCGCCGCCGAGCTGGTCGGCCGCTTCGAACGCGAGCGGCCCGGCCTGGCGGCAATCGCGCTGACCACGGACAGCTCGATCCTGACCGCCATCGGCAATGACTACGACTTCAGCGTGGTGTTCTCCAAGCAGGTCGAGGCGCTGGGCCAGCCCGGCGACATCCTGCTGGCACTGTCCACGTCGGGCAATTCCGGCAATGTGATCACCGCGATCGAGGCCGCGCGCCAGCGCGACATGAGCGTGATCGCACTGACCGGCAAGGGCGGCGGCAAGATCGGCGCCATGCTCGACGAATTCGATATCCACCTGTGCGTGCCGAGCGAGCGAACGGCGCGCGTCCAGGAAGTCCACCTGCTCACCCTGCATTGCCTGTGCGATGGCATCGACGAGGCATTGCTCGGCGAAGCCTGA
- a CDS encoding YraN family protein, with product MIRSFKSTTQARGALAEDRALAHLQRHGLQPVVRNYRCKGGEIDLVMCAPDGTLVFVEVRQRSAAAFGGAAASVTPAKQRRVVLAALHYLATLAQQPPCRFDVVALAPGRLEWLQHAFDLDAAGGLC from the coding sequence TTGATTCGATCATTCAAAAGCACGACGCAGGCGCGCGGCGCGCTGGCCGAGGACCGCGCGCTTGCCCACCTGCAACGGCACGGCTTGCAGCCCGTGGTGCGCAATTATCGCTGCAAAGGCGGCGAGATCGACCTGGTCATGTGCGCGCCGGACGGCACGCTGGTGTTTGTCGAGGTGCGCCAGCGCAGTGCGGCCGCGTTTGGCGGCGCGGCGGCCAGCGTGACGCCGGCCAAGCAGCGGCGCGTGGTACTGGCGGCGCTGCATTACCTGGCGACGCTGGCGCAACAGCCGCCGTGCCGGTTCGACGTGGTGGCGCTGGCGCCGGGCCGGCTCGAATGGCTGCAGCACGCCTTCGACCTGGATGCCGCCGGCGGCCTTTGCTGA
- the rsmI gene encoding 16S rRNA (cytidine(1402)-2'-O)-methyltransferase, with translation MSDWISLAAGQSYPAGTLYVVATPIGNVADLSLRALHVLGLADAIACEDTRNTGQLLSRVGLQRPLVAVHEHNEREAAVRIVQRLAAGERIAYVSDAGTPGISDPGARLVEAVRAAGLPVVPLPGPSAAVAALSVAGEMLDTGAGRFTFVGFLPSKAKARAEAIATLAALDHAWVLYEAPHRIAETLAALAAGLPGTRRLLVGRELTKLFEEIPVMTVAEAPAWLAAEATRAKGEFVLVVEGAAGTVVDGAPDAKAQRVLSLLLAELPAKRAAKLAAAITGADTDALYKLALAQRGGD, from the coding sequence ATGAGTGACTGGATCTCGCTGGCGGCCGGCCAGTCGTACCCGGCCGGCACGCTGTACGTCGTGGCGACCCCGATCGGCAATGTGGCGGACCTGTCGCTGCGCGCGCTGCATGTGCTGGGCCTGGCCGATGCCATTGCCTGCGAAGACACGCGCAATACCGGGCAACTGCTGTCGCGCGTGGGCCTGCAGCGCCCGCTGGTCGCCGTGCATGAACATAACGAACGCGAGGCCGCGGTCCGCATCGTGCAGCGCCTGGCCGCCGGCGAGCGCATTGCCTATGTGTCGGACGCCGGCACGCCGGGCATTTCCGATCCTGGCGCGCGGCTGGTGGAGGCCGTGCGCGCCGCTGGCCTGCCGGTGGTGCCGCTGCCCGGCCCCAGTGCCGCCGTGGCGGCGCTGTCGGTCGCCGGCGAGATGCTCGACACCGGCGCTGGCCGTTTCACTTTTGTCGGCTTCCTGCCGAGCAAAGCCAAGGCACGCGCCGAGGCTATCGCCACGCTGGCTGCGCTCGACCACGCCTGGGTCCTGTATGAGGCGCCGCACCGCATTGCCGAGACGCTGGCTGCGCTGGCCGCTGGCCTGCCGGGCACGCGCCGGCTGCTGGTGGGGCGCGAGCTGACCAAGCTGTTCGAGGAAATCCCGGTGATGACCGTGGCCGAGGCGCCTGCGTGGCTGGCGGCAGAGGCCACCCGCGCCAAGGGCGAATTCGTGCTGGTCGTGGAAGGTGCGGCGGGGACTGTGGTTGACGGTGCGCCCGACGCCAAAGCGCAGCGCGTCCTGTCGTTGCTGCTGGCGGAGTTGCCCGCCAAGCGTGCGGCCAAGCTGGCCGCCGCGATCACTGGCGCGGATACCGATGCGCTCTACAAGCTGGCGCTGGCGCAGCGCGGCGGGGACTGA
- a CDS encoding septal ring lytic transglycosylase RlpA family protein: MSWILSISSGWQRLAKLGTCTACAVVLAACATPPEGGDSLGAGASGAVPTKSARTSKTAKADKPDTGSWNLFGLDQDDSSLSGRSLDGLRADMGSFEQRGMASWYGKGFHGRKTANGERFDMRAMTAAHPSLPLDSWVLVRNLRNNKVAVLRINDRGPYHGNRVLDVSYGAARRLGFVDHGATQVEIRRLSRTEVAALGPQFEAGGNEAGDGAGDDDVAVPELANSLAPKSGKASAKARSTAKHKRR, translated from the coding sequence ATGTCTTGGATTCTGTCGATCTCCTCCGGCTGGCAGCGGCTGGCAAAACTGGGCACATGCACGGCATGTGCCGTGGTGCTGGCCGCCTGTGCAACGCCGCCCGAGGGCGGCGATTCTTTGGGCGCCGGGGCTTCCGGCGCGGTGCCGACCAAGTCTGCCCGCACGTCGAAAACCGCCAAGGCCGACAAGCCCGATACGGGCAGCTGGAACCTGTTTGGTCTCGATCAGGACGACAGCAGCCTGAGCGGCCGTTCGCTGGACGGCCTGCGCGCCGACATGGGCTCGTTCGAGCAGCGCGGCATGGCGTCCTGGTACGGCAAGGGCTTCCATGGCCGCAAGACCGCCAACGGCGAACGCTTCGACATGCGCGCGATGACCGCGGCCCATCCGTCGCTGCCGCTCGACAGCTGGGTGCTGGTGCGCAACCTGCGCAACAACAAGGTGGCCGTGCTGCGCATCAATGACCGTGGCCCGTACCATGGCAACCGCGTGCTCGACGTGTCCTATGGCGCCGCGCGCCGGCTGGGCTTTGTCGACCACGGCGCCACGCAGGTGGAAATCCGCCGCCTGTCGCGCACCGAAGTGGCTGCGCTGGGACCGCAGTTCGAGGCTGGCGGCAACGAAGCCGGCGACGGCGCCGGCGATGACGATGTCGCAGTGCCCGAACTGGCCAACTCGCTCGCGCCCAAGTCGGGCAAGGCGTCCGCGAAGGCCAGGTCGACGGCCAAGCACAAGCGCCGCTGA
- a CDS encoding MBL fold metallo-hydrolase, giving the protein MKVLLIPVTPFQQNCSLLIDEHTGKAAVCDPGGDLDRILEAVKEQGVTLEKIFLTHGHVDHCAGAAALSRQLGIPIEGPHEDERFWIEQLPEQTRRFGFGHPEAFEPDRWLKDGDTVQFGGETLEVYHCPGHTPGHVVFFSRGNRLAVVGDVLFAGSIGRTDFPRGNHADLIRSIRTRLWPLGEDVTFIPGHGPVSTFGEERRNNPYVADHLIDAA; this is encoded by the coding sequence ATGAAAGTCCTGCTGATCCCCGTTACGCCCTTCCAGCAAAACTGTTCGCTGCTGATCGACGAGCACACCGGCAAGGCAGCCGTCTGCGATCCCGGCGGCGACCTGGACCGCATCCTGGAGGCCGTGAAGGAACAGGGCGTGACGCTGGAGAAGATCTTCCTGACGCATGGCCACGTGGACCACTGCGCCGGTGCCGCGGCGCTTTCGCGCCAGCTCGGCATCCCCATCGAGGGCCCGCACGAGGATGAGCGCTTCTGGATCGAACAGCTTCCGGAACAAACCCGCCGCTTCGGCTTTGGCCACCCCGAGGCGTTCGAGCCCGATCGCTGGCTCAAGGACGGCGATACCGTCCAGTTCGGCGGCGAAACGCTCGAGGTCTATCACTGCCCGGGCCATACGCCCGGCCACGTGGTGTTCTTTTCGCGCGGGAACCGGCTTGCGGTTGTCGGCGACGTGCTGTTTGCCGGCTCGATCGGCCGCACGGATTTTCCGCGCGGCAACCATGCGGACCTGATCCGCTCGATCCGCACGCGGTTGTGGCCGCTGGGCGAGGACGTGACCTTCATCCCCGGCCACGGTCCGGTGTCGACGTTCGGCGAGGAACGCCGCAACAACCCCTACGTCGCCGACCACCTCATCGACGCGGCCTGA